A stretch of the Capsicum annuum cultivar UCD-10X-F1 chromosome 10, UCD10Xv1.1, whole genome shotgun sequence genome encodes the following:
- the LOC124887841 gene encoding uncharacterized protein LOC124887841, translating to MDISCGTQVVEVKRVSNRLMSIKLVIGGSMVNVISVYAPQVGLDEEEKKGFWEVLDEVWRGVPSTEKLFVGEDFNRHIGSLLRGYEDVHGSFDLGERNEEVKRKAESKKVAYSKLVESNDDKDRQTNKKDYKVAKREAELVVTTAKKITFESLNAALEEKDRDKKLYRLSKARKWKTWDLDQVKCIQGEDGAVLVKDALIRKRW from the exons atggatataagttgtggtactcaggtggtggaggttaagagaGTCAGTAATAGATtaatgtctattaagttggtcattggagggTCAATGGTGAATGTCATTAGTGTCTATGCTCCGCAAGTAGGTTTggacgaggaggagaagaagggCTTTTGGGAGGTCTTGGATGAGGTGTGGAGGGGCGTCCCAAGCACTGAGAAGCTTTTCGTGGGAGAAGATTTCAATaggcatattgggtctttgttGAGAGGTTATGAAGATGTGCATGGCAGTTTTGATTTAGGGGAGAGAAATGAAG AGGTTAAGAGAAAGGCagagtctaagaaggtggcttattCTAAGTTGGTTGAAAGCAACGATGATAAGGATCGACAGACGAATAAGAAGGATTATAAGGTAGCTAAAAGAGAGGCTGAGTTAGTGGTTACGACGGCTAAGAAAATAACTTTTGAGAGCTTGAatgcggctttagaggagaaagacagggataaaaagttgtatagaCTTTCCAAGGCCAGGAAGTGGAAGACTTgggaccttgaccaagtgaagtgcatccaGGGAGAGGATGGAGCAGTGTTGGTTAAGGATGCTCTCATTAGGAAGAGGTGgtag
- the LOC107843397 gene encoding uncharacterized protein LOC107843397 → MCSCFSPTTSFFPHSSFSSSSFSFCFSTSKSIHKTLPIHAANLKLGIFSKKNIPKSSSSSDGYDFFDDLWLKNQEQTEIPVIPSSRIEKQLDVVPSTGERIDDDDGSVGFLEFNNKKIDREAKLEKRNVRRKKQLMKRSNLIAKQVISIRSALTLGFVSQLWVDINSWIVFLVEVRPNLLSGEGEKFLLEDVKQVGDVVLVEDETVMENEFKLVGLQTLVGYDVVTPRERNIGKVRGYTFNINSGAVESLELDSLGISIIPSSLVSTYRLFVEDVVDVLSDTIVVHEAATSCLQRLTKGFWDAQKMAYSADEMQDYSNLRNTPPKPEYSRSRKKSSGKKLRKKMKEFADDWDLPMDFF, encoded by the exons ATGTGCAGTTGTTTTTCTCCTACTACTAGTTTCTttcctcattcttctttttcgtcttcttccttttcattttgCTTCTCTACTTCCAAATCAATCCATAAAACCCTACCCATCCATGCTGCCAATTTAAAACTTGGAATTTTCAGTAAAAAGAATATACCCAAGTCGTCGAGCAGTTCAGATGGGTATGATTTTTTCGACGATTTATGGTTGAAAAACCAGGAACAAACTGAAATCCCTGTCATTCCATCTTCAAGAATTGAAAAACAATTGGATGTTGTTCCAAGTACCGGAGAAagaattgatgatgatgatgggaGCGTTGGGTTTCTTGAATTCAACAATAAGAAGATAGACAGGGAAGCTAAATTGGAAAAGAGAAATGTGCGGAGGAAGAAGCAATTGATGAAAAGGTCTAATTTGATTGCCAAGCAAGTCATCAGTATTCGCTCTGCTCTCACCTTGGGTTTTGTTTCCCAGCTTTGGGTCGATATTAATTCT TGGATTGTTTTTCTAGTTGAAGTGCGGCCAAACTTACTTTCTGGCGAAGGGGAAAAGTTTCTACTGGAGGATGTCAAACAG GTAGGAGATGTTGTGCTCGTTGAGGATGAAACTGTGATGGAAAATGAATTTAAGCTTGTTGGACTGCAGACGCTG GTGGGGTACGATGTTGTAACACCACGTGAGCGGAATATTGGGAAG GTTCGTGGCTATACTTTCAATATTAACTCAGGGGCTGTAGAATCTCTTGAGCTTGATTCCTTAGGAATATCCATAATACCATCCAGCTTG GTGAGCACCTACCGTCTATTTGTGGAGGATGTAGTCGACGTATTATCAGATACAATTGTTGTGCATGAAGCTGCAACCTCATGCCTACAGAGACTTACAAAG GGCTTCTGGGATGCCCAGAAAATGGCTTACTCTGCAGATGAAATGCAAGATTACAGCAACTTAAGAAACACGCCTCCTAAGCCGGAGTATAGCAGAAGCCGTAAAAAATCTTCAGGAAAGAAGTTaaggaagaaaatgaaagaaTTTGCTGATGATTGGGACCTCCCTATGGATTTCTTTTAA